One genomic region from Leptospira tipperaryensis encodes:
- a CDS encoding toxin-antitoxin system YwqK family antitoxin produces the protein MNFKSKSFLNKMSSFVLKTFVFCSLFFALENCAKEPIPANIPAGAKFEKQFNAYVFTEPGRRRIYYDNGKIYQDCEINELGLDNGICKFYSKYDDRLLSTGRFENAVRRGEWIWNFDSGNLYIRQNFGKGNRKSEVLMSGDEGNEEGSYERFYVNGQVELKGSYSDGYRNNLWQKFYPDGELEYTGYYKNGRKIRTWFYYYPTHKTEAIEVFDENGGFISRTTYLPDGIKNCEMQKGSQTICETLASSKK, from the coding sequence ATGAACTTTAAATCTAAATCCTTTTTAAACAAAATGTCTTCTTTTGTTTTGAAGACGTTCGTATTTTGCTCTTTATTTTTTGCTTTGGAAAACTGCGCCAAAGAACCGATTCCGGCAAACATTCCCGCGGGCGCAAAGTTTGAAAAACAATTCAACGCCTACGTTTTCACAGAACCCGGAAGAAGAAGAATCTATTACGACAACGGAAAGATTTATCAAGACTGTGAAATCAATGAGTTGGGTTTAGACAACGGTATCTGTAAATTCTATTCTAAATACGACGATCGTTTGTTGTCCACCGGCCGATTTGAGAATGCGGTTCGTCGTGGGGAATGGATTTGGAATTTTGACAGCGGAAATCTTTACATTCGACAGAACTTCGGAAAAGGAAATAGAAAATCCGAAGTGTTGATGAGTGGAGACGAAGGAAACGAAGAAGGTTCCTACGAAAGATTTTATGTAAACGGTCAGGTGGAGTTAAAGGGAAGTTATTCGGACGGTTATCGAAACAACCTTTGGCAAAAATTTTATCCCGACGGAGAATTGGAATACACCGGCTATTATAAGAATGGAAGAAAAATTCGAACTTGGTTCTATTACTATCCTACTCATAAAACGGAAGCGATCGAAGTTTTTGACGAGAATGGCGGCTTTATTTCCAGAACTACTTACCTTCCTGATGGAATAAAAAATTGCGAGATGCAAAAAGGTTCTCAGACGATCTGCGAGACATTAGCTTCTTCTAAAAAGTAA